The following are from one region of the Alkalimarinus sediminis genome:
- the glp gene encoding gephyrin-like molybdotransferase Glp — translation MSCCDRGQLRSVDVMLEELLSKAKPAKESINIAVADALGRVLAEDVVSSINVPPYDNSAVDGYAVIADNCQGGEPTSLKISQRIPAGSVPHPLQTGTAARIFTGATIPPNATAVVMQEDCTEQDGTVTLPTNINLNQNIRPQGQDIKSNQVILKRGHRIRAQDMGLMASIGIANINIYRPLKVAILSTGDELVEPGEVAKEGQIYNSNRYTLKGLLDGFGFEIVDVGIVEDTLNATLTALNEAAEAADIIITSGGVSVGEEDHIKAAITKLGELDLWKLAIKPGKPFAYGQVGNTPILGLPGNPGAVFVTFCILARPFLLKSQGAERIEAHSFKLPIGFSLKKPGKRREYLRTRLSYNQGSASIENHPNQSSGVLSSASWADGFAVIPEHTTPQQGELVEFWPFSELFGNG, via the coding sequence ATGAGTTGTTGTGATCGCGGCCAGCTACGGTCAGTCGACGTGATGCTAGAAGAACTTCTAAGCAAAGCAAAACCAGCAAAAGAGAGTATCAACATAGCCGTTGCCGATGCTTTGGGAAGGGTATTAGCAGAGGATGTTGTATCATCGATCAATGTACCTCCATACGATAATAGCGCCGTAGATGGGTATGCAGTGATCGCAGATAACTGTCAGGGGGGTGAGCCAACTTCACTTAAAATATCCCAACGAATACCCGCAGGCTCGGTACCCCACCCTCTACAAACTGGCACTGCTGCTCGCATTTTTACTGGCGCGACAATCCCACCAAATGCCACTGCAGTGGTGATGCAGGAAGATTGCACTGAACAAGATGGAACAGTCACACTTCCCACTAATATCAACCTTAACCAAAACATACGCCCTCAAGGGCAAGATATTAAAAGCAACCAAGTTATTCTGAAAAGAGGGCATCGTATTCGCGCTCAGGATATGGGGTTGATGGCGTCTATTGGTATTGCCAACATTAATATTTACCGCCCATTGAAGGTGGCGATTCTATCGACGGGCGACGAACTTGTGGAGCCCGGAGAAGTGGCAAAAGAGGGGCAAATATACAACTCCAATCGCTATACACTTAAAGGTCTGCTAGACGGCTTTGGGTTTGAAATTGTTGATGTTGGCATTGTCGAAGATACACTCAACGCGACCCTAACTGCACTGAACGAAGCAGCCGAAGCTGCCGACATTATCATCACTAGCGGTGGCGTTTCGGTAGGCGAAGAAGATCACATAAAGGCTGCGATTACTAAACTAGGCGAACTCGACCTGTGGAAACTAGCCATCAAACCCGGGAAGCCTTTTGCCTATGGACAAGTAGGCAACACTCCAATTTTAGGTCTACCTGGCAACCCCGGTGCTGTATTCGTTACCTTTTGCATATTGGCGCGCCCCTTTCTTCTGAAGAGTCAAGGAGCGGAGCGCATAGAGGCTCATTCGTTTAAGCTACCCATTGGCTTTAGCCTGAAGAAACCAGGCAAGCGCCGAGAGTATCTTCGAACAAGACTCAGCTACAACCAAGGGAGCGCATCCATTGAAAACCACCCAAACCAAAGCTCGGGTGTTTTAAGCTCTGCTTCTTGGGCCGATGGGTTTGCCGTTATTCCAGAGCACACTACACCACAACAGGGTGAGCTAGTTGAGTTCTGGCCATTTTCGGAACTGTTTGGCAATGGGTAA
- the moaB gene encoding molybdenum cofactor biosynthesis protein B: MSATTEFVSLNIAVLTVSDTRNFENDTSGQALVNALEETGHQLIDRKLVPDDIYQMRAVVSQWIANPEVQAVIVTGGTGFTDRDSTPEALTPLFDKEVKGFGELFRQVSYDEIGSSTIQSRAFAGLANKTVIFCLPGSTGACRTGWNKIIKEQLDSTHRPCNFVGLLMGNQHNPTEVVKPYCGPRG; this comes from the coding sequence ATGAGCGCTACCACTGAATTTGTATCACTAAATATCGCTGTATTAACTGTTTCAGATACCCGTAACTTTGAAAATGACACTTCAGGACAAGCATTAGTCAATGCACTAGAAGAAACAGGCCATCAACTTATCGACAGAAAGCTGGTGCCCGATGATATCTATCAGATGCGTGCCGTTGTTTCTCAATGGATAGCCAACCCAGAAGTACAAGCGGTTATCGTAACAGGTGGCACAGGTTTTACCGATCGGGACAGTACACCAGAAGCACTTACTCCATTATTCGACAAAGAAGTTAAAGGCTTTGGCGAACTCTTTCGACAAGTATCTTATGATGAAATCGGCTCATCGACGATTCAATCTCGAGCCTTCGCAGGCCTTGCCAATAAAACCGTAATCTTTTGTCTTCCGGGTTCAACCGGAGCCTGTCGAACAGGTTGGAACAAAATCATAAAAGAGCAGCTAGATAGCACCCACCGCCCATGTAATTTCGTTGGTCTGTTAATGGGTAATCAACATAACCCTACCGAAGTTGTAAAACCATATTGCGGCCCTAGAGGCTAA